In Indicator indicator isolate 239-I01 chromosome 29, UM_Iind_1.1, whole genome shotgun sequence, the following are encoded in one genomic region:
- the RNF222 gene encoding RING finger protein 222, whose protein sequence is MSETSSSKDGSAAECPVCYEKFPPLEATQRMLSCGHVFCHDCLVKCLLSTKLDGQVQSSIICPVCRYVTFLSKRKALWLPKAGTSPRTLEMPLSPSSLCHLSKAEPSNTLVVPSHFVMPAQSLDRCCSPVDWQKVPGELVREAHIFVISDHGMPLVDVDCGSLGRRSRAETQSSVASSSALGVKCCQSPIALAVLLILTVSMLAAVLPWLLLVKRDS, encoded by the coding sequence aTGTCTGAGACCTCCTCCAGCAAGGATGGCTCCGCAGCTGAGTGCCCTGTGTGCTACGAGAAGTTTCCCCCTCTGGAGGCCACGCAGCGCATGCTGAGCTGTGGCCATGTCTTCTGCCATGACTGCCTGGTGAAGTGCCTCCTCTCCACCAAGCTGGATGGCCAGGTCCAGAGCAGCATCATCTGCCCTGTCTGCCGCTACGTCACTTTCCTCAGCAAGAGGAAGGCTCTGTGGCTGCCAAAGGCAGGCACCAGCCCCCGGACGCTGGAGATGCCTCTGTCGCCTTCCTCCTTGTGCCACCTGAGCAAAGCGGAGCCCAGCAACACcttggtggtgcccagccaCTTTGTGATGCCAGCACAGAGCTTGGAccgctgctgcagccctgtggaCTGGCAGAAGGTGCCAGGAGAGCTGGTGAGGGAGGCTCACATCTTTGTCATCAGCGACCACGGGATGCCGCTGGTGGACGTGGACTGTGGctccctggggaggagaagcagagcagaaacgCAGAGCTCAGTGGCCTCCAGCTCGGCCCTGGGGGTGAAGTGCTGCCAGTCCCCCATTGCCCTCGCTGTGCTCCTCATCCTGACTGTCTCCATGCTGGCAGCTGTGctcccctggctgctgctggtgaagaGGGACTCCTAG